ACAGATGAATTTGAATGAACTTATTCACTGATCTTTAACGGTTAATGAATCGATAAATTACGTTACTTTAAACAAGTTAAGTTTTGGCAAGTATGCTGACCTTGTTAACTGATTTTGGGCTGCAGGATGTCTATGTAGGGGTGATGAAGGGGGTGATCGCGGGCATCAATCCCCACCTGGGGGTGGTCGATCTGACCCACCAGATTCCTCCGCAGGATATTGTTGCTGCCCGGTTTAATCTCCTGAATGCAGTGGACTATTTTCCCGCCGGTACCGTCCATCTGGCTGTGGTCGATCCAGGGGTGGGAGGAAAGCGACGGGCGATCGCAGTGGCTTTTGCTGGGGGATATCTGGTGGGGCCAGATAATGGCCTGTTTAGTGGTGTGCTGGGCCGCAGCCCTACAATCGCAGCCGTAGAACTGACCTGCTCGACCTATTGGCGGACCCCTGACCCCAGTCCGACCTTTCATGGCCGAGATCTCTTTGCTGCCGCTGCCGCACATCTGGCCAGTGGAGTTCCTTTGGCGGATCTGGGAACGGCGATCGATCCGGCTACCCTGGTGCAGTTGCCCATTCCCCCCTGCGTCCTAACCGCACCAGGATCCTGGCTGGGGACTATTCAATACATCGATAGCTTTGGCAATCTCGTGAGTAATCTGTCCTCAACCCTGATTTCAGGTCAATCCTGGCATCTGATCCTGAAGGACATTCCGATTGGGTCTGCTCAAACCTATGGCGATCGGTCCCCTGGCCAGCCTCTGGCGCTGATTGGCAGTCACGGGTGGATAGAAATTGCTGTCAATCAGGGGAGTGCCAGGTTACAGTTTGGGTGCCAAGTGGGCGATAGACTGGAACTAAAAACGGATGACGGTCCCCTCCAAAGTCATTGGGACTCAACTAGCTAAATGATCAATGGCAAATGACTAAAATGCTGTCGGCTAAGCCGGCTCCCTGGATTTCCCTCCTGTTGCTGTTGATTGCCTACAGCATGTTTGGCTGGTACCTGTTTGGCCCAGGCTCCATCCGGTATACCTGGCTTGTGGTCGAATGCCTGATTCCGTTGCTGACGATTCTGCTCACGGTCCCTTTAAATGACACGGGACTGCGCTTCATTAACTGGACATCCTCTAGTGGATTCACCCTGATTCTGTCTGTGTTTCTTGCCTTTCTGGCCCTGACATTTCTAGTCGTACTGCGGATATTTATCTATATCCTGCTCATTCTTTCGACCTCTGTGCTGGCTCGCCTGGACATGCAGATGATGGGCTTGAAACAGTGGCAGGCTTTTATTTTGTTGCTGTTCATTTCCTTTACTGGTTTAGGGATTGGCTGGTTGTGCCATTGGTTCCTGTTGCTGTTCTTTGCGGGGGCGGAAGTGGGCGCAGCCATTCACCAGATACTGGAACAGGAAATGATCAAGATTAATTAAAAATTAAAAATTAAAAACTGCTCTCAGTCACGCTTTCAGCTTTTGATGTTGTAACGAAATCGATACCTTTCCTTTGGGGGAATGGACAGTGGGAAAACCGTCACAGTAACCTGCGAGGAAAGCAAAATCTTCCGCACACTAAGGGAAAAGCGTTTAACTGTCCTTGCCCTGCACACCTCAGATGTAGGGCAATTTTTTTGCATTTTTGTATTAAGATTTGGGGCAAAAGTCCCCCTCTTATGGCATATCTGCCGATAAATTGGATTAAATTCACCCTGACTCCGCCACTAATAGTTCTGATGCCGATAGCGCAGGGACTTCTAACTCAAGATTTCTGTCAAAGCTATTGGCGCTCTGAACTATTGCTCCCATGACTGTAACCCTTCAAAAAACATGACTATGAAGCCGTGCTTGTTGCCTGCCCTGTGTTCAATCAAAGCGACCAGATCTGCACTCAGGTGCTGCAGCTTACCTGGCCTGTTCATCCTGGGGGCATGCTGGTCCCTGTCAACGCTGCACCCACCCGCCCTGGCCTCTATTCCTGATGAAACCGTCACGATCGCCCAGTCTTCTACCCAATCGGTGCGGAGATCGACCTTGAGGTATGGCAGTAAGGGAGAACAGGTGGCTGAATTACAGGCTGCTCTCAAGTTACTGGGCTACTATGATGGGCCGGTCAATAGCGTGTATGACGAAAGTACGGTGATTGCGGTCTCAGAGTTTCAGCGGGCTGCTGGGATTGCGGTAGATGGTATTACAGGGCCAGGGACCTGGGGGCGTCTGTTTCCTGCCCCCTCAGGCACTTCAACGGCTATGACAGCCAGAAACTCGACCTCGACTGGACGAACGACGGCTTCTAAACCCAGTCAGACAGCAGCCCCTAATAGCACCTCCCGATCGGCGACTGCTGCGAAACCCGATGCTCAGCCCAACATGGCTGACCTGCCTATTTTGCGAAAGGGTATGCGGGGAACGGCAGTGGAAGGGCTGCAGCGACGGCTGAAGGCGAGCGGATTTTATCAAGGGCCGATCGATGGGGTCTTTGGGGCAGAAACCAGAGCTGCGGTGCGAGCTTTGCAACGACAAAATCGATTGACGGCGGATGGGGTGGTCGGTCCAGCGACCTGGAATTTGCTGTTACGCTAACGGATGTGCCTCTGTAGGACCGTGATGTGTTCGAAGATAACTGTATTGTTGCGGTGGTTAAACACCTGTAAAGTTTGTTGCACCCCCCCTTCCCGCCTGAGAGGTTAGTGTTATCTTAATATCAAGGCACACGAATCAAGCAATACAACACTTTCCGGTTAGGACCCGTGCCTCCTGTCCAAGCCTCCCACAACATCTAATCACTTCAACATTCTTTATAAGGCAGCAGTTCATCAGCTTACTTTTGTTGACTTTCGCTTCTATCCCGTAAAGTAGCTAGATGTAATTTGCTAAAGACACCGCCCAGGAGGGCAGAATGGGTGTTGACTGGCGAGAAAGTTGGTTGTGGTCCCTGTAAACGTTAGTAATTTTCCGCTCTTGTTAATGTTTTCTCCGGAAGCTATCTCATGGGTGTTTGGTTAGTTGCAAGTTTACTGCTCTTCTCGTAAGGAGGTAGTTCCAGGTATTTCTGAGATAGCTTTAATTAACACATGTGCGAGGGCCTGGTTTTTACCAGGCCCTGATTGTTTTGGGGGTGATTCATCCCGATCGGGATGGGGTTAATGGCCGTTGATATGAACCACCACTTCGCGGGTGTGGCTCATCTGGCGATGTTCCCAGATATAGATCCCCTGCCAGGTACCGAGCAGGAGGCGACCCTGGGCGATCGGAATCTGCTCAGAAGTCTTAGTTAAAACCGTACGAATGTGGGCAGGCATGTCATCTGGCCCTTCAGTACTGTGCCGGTAGCGACGGCTGTCTTCCGGCACCAGCATGGCGAAGAAACGCTCCAGGTCTTGCAAAACGTCTGGGTCAGCATTTTCCTGAATAATCAGACTGGCCGAGGTGTGGCGCAGGAATAAATTGCAGAGCCCCATTTGAATTCCAGATTCGGTTACGATCGCCTGCACTTTTTGGGTGATTCGCAGGAGGGATTTGCCTGTGGTTGGAATGCTCAGAAATTGCTGATATTGGGACATAGGGAGTTTAGCTCAATATAAATCGAAGTCAGGATAGCGGTGAAGGGGGCATGGCCCCTTCCTGGGGGCCGCCTGCCGACCCTGCTTATAATTCATCTCACCCGATGACTGAGGGTATGGAAAAATGGTGAAAATAAGATTTGGAACGGCAGGCTGCTCGAGATTCAGGGCAATAATCTGGGAGTAAAGGATGGCTGAATATCAGAAGATTGAATACCGCATTGATAAAGAAGGCAAGATTACTGAAAAAGTGATCGGAGTGACTGGCCCCGATTGCACAACGGCAACAGCGGGCATTGAACAGGCATTGGGGCAGGTCGAAAGCCGGGAGCTTTTGCCAGAGTACGATCAGGACGGCGATGATGGAATGAGTTCTCTGGTTCAATCTGCTCAATCCTAAGATGGACGCCCTATGTTTCAAAGTTCTGCCCATGTCTTGCTCTGGTTTGAGACGTTGCTTCTGTTGGGTTGCCTGACTGCTTTGGGGCTGCTCCTCCGCCGGTCTTCCCGATCGCAACCAGTGATCTCTCCTCCTCTACCGTCTCCTACGGCGGCTCCGAGTCCCCCGCCTCCCTCTCCAGTCCAGAGTGAAGTCGCTGCACTACGGCAAGAAGGACTTCGCCTGCGGCAGGAACTGGCACATCAGGAGGTAACCCTAACGGCGAATCTTCGTCGAGAAACGTTTCACCAGTTGCAG
This genomic stretch from Leptolyngbya sp. 'hensonii' harbors:
- a CDS encoding SAM-dependent chlorinase/fluorinase — its product is MLTLLTDFGLQDVYVGVMKGVIAGINPHLGVVDLTHQIPPQDIVAARFNLLNAVDYFPAGTVHLAVVDPGVGGKRRAIAVAFAGGYLVGPDNGLFSGVLGRSPTIAAVELTCSTYWRTPDPSPTFHGRDLFAAAAAHLASGVPLADLGTAIDPATLVQLPIPPCVLTAPGSWLGTIQYIDSFGNLVSNLSSTLISGQSWHLILKDIPIGSAQTYGDRSPGQPLALIGSHGWIEIAVNQGSARLQFGCQVGDRLELKTDDGPLQSHWDSTS
- a CDS encoding peptidoglycan-binding protein, producing the protein MTMKPCLLPALCSIKATRSALRCCSLPGLFILGACWSLSTLHPPALASIPDETVTIAQSSTQSVRRSTLRYGSKGEQVAELQAALKLLGYYDGPVNSVYDESTVIAVSEFQRAAGIAVDGITGPGTWGRLFPAPSGTSTAMTARNSTSTGRTTASKPSQTAAPNSTSRSATAAKPDAQPNMADLPILRKGMRGTAVEGLQRRLKASGFYQGPIDGVFGAETRAAVRALQRQNRLTADGVVGPATWNLLLR
- a CDS encoding secondary thiamine-phosphate synthase enzyme YjbQ yields the protein MSQYQQFLSIPTTGKSLLRITQKVQAIVTESGIQMGLCNLFLRHTSASLIIQENADPDVLQDLERFFAMLVPEDSRRYRHSTEGPDDMPAHIRTVLTKTSEQIPIAQGRLLLGTWQGIYIWEHRQMSHTREVVVHINGH
- a CDS encoding DUF2997 domain-containing protein — its product is MAEYQKIEYRIDKEGKITEKVIGVTGPDCTTATAGIEQALGQVESRELLPEYDQDGDDGMSSLVQSAQS